The Paenibacillus sp. FSL R7-0204 genome includes a region encoding these proteins:
- a CDS encoding ATP-binding cassette domain-containing protein, with the protein MKQTQSAGQGGSYAIEAQGLVKIYGSNRAVDGVDLKVGTGMIYGVLGPNGAGKTTVIRMLATLLQPDAGSARIFGHDVAKEPQIVRQLIGVTGQYASVDESLSATENLVIFSRLHGLGRAESRSKASDLLEEFGLTEAAKRPLKNFSGGMRRRLDLAASLIAQPPLIFLDEPTTGLDPRTRNQMWETIRRLVNTGSTVLLTTQYLEEADQLADRIAVIDTGKVVAEGTVDELKSSVGNSSLHLKVVQPQQLLKARQIVEQVLQVRSNLSAEAAKIIAPMGNVDRVTDLLIALREAGIPLLEMSVQKPTLDEVFLTLTGHGVKEDAGFIPDSTQKKEGVLA; encoded by the coding sequence ATGAAGCAGACACAATCAGCAGGGCAGGGCGGCAGCTACGCCATTGAAGCGCAAGGATTGGTCAAAATTTACGGGAGCAACCGGGCCGTGGATGGTGTGGATCTCAAGGTTGGCACAGGAATGATCTATGGGGTGCTGGGTCCCAATGGTGCCGGGAAGACAACCGTAATTCGCATGCTGGCGACCCTGCTGCAGCCTGACGCAGGTTCGGCGCGTATCTTCGGACATGATGTGGCAAAAGAACCGCAGATCGTGCGTCAGTTAATCGGAGTGACGGGTCAATATGCATCGGTGGATGAATCGCTTAGCGCAACGGAGAACCTGGTGATCTTCTCCAGGCTGCATGGCCTGGGACGTGCGGAGTCGCGCAGCAAAGCCTCCGACCTGCTGGAGGAATTCGGCTTGACGGAAGCAGCGAAGCGCCCTTTGAAGAATTTCTCCGGCGGGATGCGCCGGCGGCTGGATCTGGCGGCCAGTCTAATTGCGCAGCCGCCGCTCATTTTCCTGGATGAGCCGACAACGGGGCTTGATCCCCGGACGCGCAATCAGATGTGGGAGACGATCCGCAGGCTGGTGAATACGGGATCAACGGTCCTGCTGACGACCCAATATCTTGAAGAAGCGGATCAACTGGCGGACCGGATTGCCGTGATTGATACCGGTAAGGTGGTTGCAGAGGGCACCGTTGATGAACTCAAGAGCTCGGTGGGCAACTCCTCACTTCACCTGAAGGTGGTCCAACCGCAGCAGTTACTGAAGGCGCGGCAGATTGTGGAGCAGGTGCTTCAGGTACGCTCTAACCTGTCCGCAGAAGCAGCCAAAATTATCGCACCGATGGGGAACGTGGACCGGGTAACCGACCTTTTGATCGCCCTTCGTGAGGCAGGCATACCGCTGCTTGAGATGAGTGTGCAAAAGCCAACGCTGGATGAAGTATTCCTGACCTTAACCGGCCATGGTGTCAAGGAAGACGCGGGGTTTATCCCGGATAGTACACAGAAGAAGGAGGGAGTATTAGCATGA
- a CDS encoding AraC family transcriptional regulator — MNLLEDMNAALFYIEEHLDDEIDMKVAAGFALCSEYHFTRMFSFLAGIPLSEYIRRRRLTLAAFKLQGSQHRIIDVALEYGYTSPDAFTKAFQQLHGVTPSEARTAGTPLKAFPRMTFQLTIRGGNEMNYRIEEKEAFRIVGLKKRVAIQFSGVNPEIAAMWQSLSMEMIGELKGLSNIIPAGMISASVNFPEGRMDERGELDHYIGVATTLEAPLSYAKLEVPASTWAVFEAVGPFPDTLQNIWGRIYSEWFPSSNYEQVEGPELLWNESKDTSSPTFKSEIWIPVREAERP, encoded by the coding sequence ATGAACCTGCTGGAAGATATGAATGCCGCACTCTTCTACATTGAAGAGCACCTGGACGACGAGATCGATATGAAAGTGGCTGCGGGCTTCGCGTTATGCTCGGAGTATCATTTTACACGGATGTTCTCCTTCCTGGCCGGTATCCCGCTCTCGGAATATATCCGCCGCAGACGTCTCACGCTGGCTGCCTTCAAGCTGCAGGGGAGCCAGCACCGGATTATTGATGTTGCCCTGGAGTATGGATACACTTCGCCGGATGCATTCACAAAAGCCTTTCAGCAGCTTCATGGCGTAACGCCTTCAGAAGCAAGAACGGCAGGGACACCCTTGAAGGCCTTTCCTCGAATGACCTTTCAGTTAACCATTAGAGGAGGCAATGAAATGAATTACCGCATTGAGGAGAAAGAGGCCTTTCGGATCGTTGGACTTAAGAAAAGGGTAGCCATCCAGTTCAGCGGGGTGAACCCGGAGATCGCTGCCATGTGGCAGAGTCTGAGTATGGAGATGATAGGGGAGCTGAAGGGGCTGTCGAATATCATTCCGGCCGGGATGATCAGCGCATCCGTGAATTTCCCGGAAGGACGGATGGATGAACGCGGGGAGCTGGATCATTATATTGGTGTTGCCACCACGCTGGAAGCTCCGCTATCCTATGCCAAGCTTGAGGTTCCTGCGTCCACGTGGGCTGTATTCGAAGCAGTGGGGCCGTTCCCGGACACACTTCAGAATATCTGGGGCAGGATCTACTCCGAATGGTTCCCCTCTTCCAATTACGAGCAGGTCGAAGGGCCGGAGCTTCTATGGAATGAAAGCAAGGATACCAGTTCGCCAACATTTAAAAGTGAAATATGGATTCCGGTGCGGGAAGCAGAGCGCCCTTAA
- a CDS encoding phosphotransferase: MGETNVWDAEWEVNEEQARTLIGRQFPQLSSKQVKRLGWGWDNTVFLIGDEYVFRFPRRTFAVGAIRMEGKLLPELEAYLTIPYPKPLFYGEPSDEYPAPFLGYAHVPGDFPIGLTEERRALSAETLAEFLRRLHEFPVQTALKCGVQQDHRSLTDIASRKVKMEGFLSKLAEHLSPEESGAIEAYLSRLQKDRVETVNVLLHGDLHFKNMLVNENGIVSGIIDWGDLSVGHPACDLSVAYSFLPPYARGVFYETYGGADEETKLLARLIAVYIPMLIFMQAVDDGNEAIAAEAKSNIMRALSD; the protein is encoded by the coding sequence ATGGGAGAAACGAATGTATGGGATGCGGAGTGGGAGGTTAACGAAGAGCAGGCGCGGACGCTGATCGGCAGACAATTCCCTCAGCTGTCATCGAAGCAGGTGAAGCGATTGGGCTGGGGCTGGGACAATACGGTTTTTCTCATCGGTGACGAGTACGTGTTCCGGTTTCCAAGAAGAACGTTTGCCGTTGGCGCGATTCGGATGGAAGGGAAGCTGTTGCCGGAGCTGGAGGCCTATTTGACCATCCCCTATCCGAAACCGCTGTTTTATGGCGAACCAAGTGATGAATACCCGGCACCATTCCTTGGCTATGCCCACGTGCCAGGCGATTTCCCAATCGGTCTGACGGAAGAACGCCGGGCTTTATCGGCAGAGACGCTGGCGGAATTTTTGCGGAGATTGCATGAATTTCCGGTGCAGACGGCGCTGAAGTGCGGAGTTCAGCAGGATCATCGAAGCTTGACGGACATCGCATCGCGCAAAGTGAAGATGGAGGGCTTTCTATCGAAGCTGGCTGAACACTTGTCGCCGGAGGAGTCCGGTGCGATCGAAGCGTATCTTAGCAGGCTGCAAAAGGACCGTGTCGAGACGGTGAATGTACTGCTTCATGGCGATCTTCATTTCAAAAATATGCTTGTGAATGAGAACGGGATCGTCTCCGGCATCATTGATTGGGGCGATCTGAGCGTAGGCCATCCGGCTTGCGATTTGAGCGTTGCTTATAGCTTTTTACCACCTTACGCCCGCGGTGTGTTTTACGAAACGTACGGAGGAGCAGACGAGGAGACGAAGCTGCTGGCGCGGCTGATCGCGGTATACATCCCCATGCTGATCTTCATGCAAGCGGTCGATGACGGGAATGAAGCGATTGCGGCAGAGGCGAAATCCAACATCATGCGGGCACTGTCGGATTAG
- a CDS encoding GNAT family N-acetyltransferase, which translates to MIELQASEYSRIEHLIPHREGEFIFVFVHGVIDLNQPGRIFVNKLDQPTAGLVTSRGGKYYLFGQEDDEQFNRSLLDFLANPANHANFYDLYFSSSPWLALLKEPLKDNTVELSRTHYKMNSNAKAPADIQEDSGEFILTRIDEQLFGRYIQEMDDSYRLLWTSAETYLDRAFGYCYLNESGFVSACNTFYVGGGYIEPDIITHQDYRNQGLAFRLCQEFIALGHQRKLTTYWDCDTGNTGSNHLAAKLGLVKVGEVPILWWHESKEVIVKYLATYNYST; encoded by the coding sequence ATGATTGAATTACAGGCTAGTGAGTATAGTAGGATCGAGCATCTTATACCGCATAGAGAAGGAGAGTTCATCTTTGTATTTGTTCATGGGGTGATAGATCTTAATCAGCCAGGCAGAATATTTGTGAATAAGCTAGATCAGCCGACGGCTGGGCTTGTCACAAGCCGAGGAGGGAAATATTATCTGTTCGGGCAGGAAGATGATGAGCAGTTCAATCGAAGCTTGCTTGATTTCTTAGCCAATCCGGCCAATCACGCGAATTTCTATGATTTGTACTTCTCCTCCAGTCCATGGCTTGCGCTGCTCAAGGAACCGTTGAAAGACAACACAGTGGAGCTCAGTAGAACACATTATAAGATGAACAGCAATGCTAAAGCTCCTGCTGACATCCAGGAAGACTCTGGAGAATTTATTTTAACTAGAATTGATGAGCAGTTGTTTGGACGCTACATTCAGGAGATGGACGATAGTTACCGATTACTGTGGACTTCGGCTGAGACCTACCTGGACAGGGCCTTTGGTTATTGTTATTTGAATGAGAGCGGATTTGTAAGCGCGTGCAACACTTTTTATGTGGGTGGCGGCTATATTGAACCGGATATCATCACACACCAGGATTACCGCAATCAAGGGTTGGCGTTCAGACTGTGTCAAGAATTCATAGCGCTTGGCCATCAGCGGAAGCTAACAACGTATTGGGATTGTGATACCGGCAATACTGGCTCCAATCATCTGGCCGCTAAGTTAGGTCTGGTGAAGGTAGGCGAAGTTCCTATTCTGTGGTGGCATGAGAGTAAGGAAGTCATTGTGAAATATTTAGCCACTTACAACTATAGTACATAA
- a CDS encoding immunity protein Imm33 domain-containing protein has product MEWTLEDVEETSRLHPESFFIPVRQERETQGTGRMVRLHFMLAHPAEGQPRAERMWVEITGRDPVTGRYTGVLTNTPGVIQSLKLGDPVEFEPRHIAQTILRKGDPAWVEAGEKAAMVTRQCLTPGSGVRWMYREAATREEDSGWRLFTGEEDNAYLSDPKNTAIMNVYDLIDRDPSLLEPFKGAVGTAFERSGPDTAWVEVKNWR; this is encoded by the coding sequence ATGGAGTGGACTTTGGAAGATGTGGAAGAGACGAGCAGGCTACATCCTGAGTCGTTTTTTATTCCTGTAAGACAGGAGCGGGAGACACAGGGCACGGGGAGAATGGTGCGGCTGCACTTCATGCTGGCCCATCCGGCTGAAGGGCAGCCACGTGCTGAACGGATGTGGGTGGAGATCACCGGGAGAGATCCGGTTACCGGGCGGTACACAGGCGTCTTGACCAATACACCCGGGGTGATCCAGTCGCTGAAGCTCGGAGATCCGGTCGAATTCGAACCCAGACATATCGCGCAGACCATCCTTCGAAAAGGAGACCCTGCATGGGTCGAAGCCGGAGAGAAGGCGGCTATGGTCACCAGGCAATGCCTGACGCCAGGCAGCGGTGTGCGCTGGATGTACCGGGAGGCCGCTACCCGTGAAGAAGACAGCGGCTGGCGGCTGTTCACCGGAGAAGAAGATAACGCTTATCTGAGCGACCCGAAGAATACGGCCATCATGAATGTGTATGATCTGATCGACCGGGACCCGAGCTTGCTGGAGCCTTTTAAAGGAGCTGTGGGTACAGCGTTTGAACGGAGCGGGCCGGACACCGCTTGGGTAGAGGTGAAGAATTGGCGGTGA
- a CDS encoding ABC transporter permease, which translates to MSTLIKPGVDRNLKNHTSFGQVVRNSLTMAYRGLLKIRRTPEQLFDVTFQPIIFTLMFTYIFGGAIAGDVASYLPVIIPGILVQTVITTSVVTGVQLREDMEKGVFDRFKSLPIARIAPLAGALLADTIRYTIATVLTFVMGYIMGLRPEGGIGGVALAAVLVIGCSWAISWIFAFFGVIARTASSVQGISMIVLFPLTFLSNAFVPVDTMPKWLQWFVNNNPISHLVTAVRELVNHGTVGSDLVYSLIGAAVIVAVFAPITVRAYMRRT; encoded by the coding sequence ATGAGTACTTTAATCAAGCCGGGTGTAGACCGTAATTTAAAAAACCATACCAGCTTCGGCCAAGTGGTACGTAATTCCTTAACGATGGCCTACAGAGGACTGCTCAAGATCCGGCGTACACCGGAGCAATTGTTTGACGTTACGTTTCAGCCGATTATTTTCACCTTGATGTTCACGTATATTTTCGGCGGGGCGATTGCCGGTGATGTGGCAAGTTATCTGCCGGTAATCATTCCGGGAATCTTGGTGCAGACCGTAATCACGACCTCTGTGGTCACCGGTGTCCAGCTGCGGGAGGACATGGAGAAAGGGGTGTTCGATCGCTTCAAATCGCTGCCGATTGCCCGGATTGCCCCTCTCGCAGGAGCACTGTTAGCAGATACGATACGCTACACGATTGCTACAGTACTCACCTTCGTAATGGGTTACATCATGGGCTTGCGGCCGGAAGGCGGGATCGGAGGGGTAGCCTTGGCAGCGGTTCTGGTCATCGGATGCTCCTGGGCCATCAGCTGGATCTTTGCCTTTTTCGGTGTGATCGCCCGCACAGCATCCAGTGTTCAGGGGATCTCAATGATCGTGTTATTCCCGCTAACCTTCCTCTCGAATGCCTTCGTGCCGGTTGATACGATGCCGAAATGGCTTCAGTGGTTCGTGAATAACAATCCGATCTCACATCTGGTCACTGCTGTCCGTGAACTGGTGAACCATGGAACGGTAGGTAGTGATCTGGTCTACTCCCTGATCGGAGCCGCTGTGATTGTAGCGGTCTTCGCTCCGATTACCGTGCGTGCGTATATGCGCCGGACATAA
- a CDS encoding GNAT family N-acetyltransferase produces the protein MQQGNLVIRDATVADAELLCNWWNDGEVMAHAGFPKGLGITEQEVLTQLQTGRDSERKGRLILEIDGAPAGEMSYSAVSGHVAEIGIKICDFNQQNKGAGTQCLEMLIRYLFEAQGFHKIILDTNLKNTRAQHVYEKLGFRKIAVRKNAWADQHGELQTFVDYELSLTEWTQNS, from the coding sequence ATGCAACAAGGTAACTTGGTCATCCGGGATGCAACAGTAGCCGATGCAGAGCTGTTATGCAACTGGTGGAACGATGGAGAAGTCATGGCACATGCCGGATTTCCTAAGGGCTTAGGAATTACTGAACAAGAGGTGTTAACCCAATTGCAGACCGGGAGAGACTCTGAACGGAAAGGCCGTTTGATTCTGGAAATCGATGGTGCTCCTGCAGGAGAAATGAGCTACAGTGCGGTTTCTGGACATGTGGCGGAGATTGGTATCAAAATCTGTGATTTCAACCAACAAAACAAAGGGGCAGGCACACAGTGTTTAGAAATGCTGATCCGTTATCTATTTGAAGCCCAGGGATTTCATAAAATTATACTGGATACAAACCTAAAGAACACCAGAGCGCAGCATGTGTATGAGAAACTCGGCTTCCGAAAAATAGCGGTGCGAAAGAATGCCTGGGCAGATCAGCATGGGGAATTACAGACTTTTGTTGACTATGAGCTATCCCTAACGGAATGGACTCAAAATTCCTGA